A stretch of the Bordetella genomosp. 8 genome encodes the following:
- a CDS encoding Bug family tripartite tricarboxylate transporter substrate binding protein: MPHRNHAPRRRLLAVFCTLGLAIGAAALAPAARAAYPDRPLKLIIPYPPGGATDVVGRVIAMKLGEELKQQVVVENRGGAGGNLGADAVARAEPDGYTLLMGAITSHSIMATLEKKTISYDLMRDLTPVATIAAVPLVFVVNPKLPIHNLKELIAYAKANPGKLTYASSGAGAPQRMAAELFKRQTGVDMLHVPYRGSGPAMTDLVGGQVLTMVETVPASLPFIKSGQLRALAVTMPERISMLPDTPTAAEEGLPNFNVASMFGVLVPARTPKPVVDRLNAALANILVMPDTKEKLLQQGAYAVAPASADDARKRLQAEVDQWAQVIQDARITVD, encoded by the coding sequence ATGCCCCACCGCAATCACGCGCCGCGCAGGCGCCTGCTCGCCGTCTTCTGTACGCTGGGCCTCGCCATCGGGGCCGCGGCCCTGGCGCCGGCCGCGCGGGCGGCCTATCCCGACCGTCCCTTGAAACTGATCATCCCCTACCCGCCGGGGGGCGCCACCGATGTGGTCGGCCGCGTGATTGCGATGAAGCTGGGCGAAGAGCTGAAGCAGCAGGTCGTGGTGGAAAACCGTGGCGGCGCCGGCGGCAACCTGGGCGCCGATGCGGTGGCACGGGCCGAGCCCGACGGCTACACGCTGCTGATGGGCGCCATCACCTCGCATTCCATCATGGCGACCCTGGAGAAGAAAACCATCTCCTACGACCTGATGCGCGACCTGACGCCGGTCGCCACCATCGCCGCCGTGCCGCTGGTGTTCGTCGTGAACCCCAAGCTGCCGATCCACAACCTGAAGGAGCTTATCGCCTACGCCAAGGCCAATCCTGGCAAGCTGACCTATGCATCTTCCGGCGCGGGCGCGCCGCAGCGCATGGCGGCCGAACTCTTCAAGCGGCAGACCGGCGTCGACATGTTGCACGTGCCGTATCGCGGGAGCGGTCCCGCCATGACGGACCTGGTCGGCGGCCAGGTGCTGACCATGGTCGAGACGGTGCCGGCTTCCCTGCCGTTCATCAAGAGCGGCCAGCTGCGCGCGCTTGCGGTTACGATGCCGGAACGCATTTCCATGCTGCCGGATACGCCGACGGCGGCCGAGGAAGGCCTGCCGAATTTCAATGTCGCGTCGATGTTCGGCGTGCTGGTGCCCGCCAGGACGCCCAAGCCCGTCGTCGACCGCTTGAATGCCGCGCTGGCCAACATACTGGTCATGCCCGACACCAAGGAAAAGCTGCTGCAGCAGGGCGCCTACGCAGTCGCGCCGGCATCCGCCGACGACGCGCGCAAGCGCCTGCAGGCGGAAGTGGACCAGTGGGCGCAGGTGATCCAGGACGCCAGGATCACGGTGGATTGA
- a CDS encoding ROK family protein translates to MPDSDSHLLHGGLEFPDFTIDNYSLSLRDDNGFVGDNASRPAFQAILEAWRRLFEALHGKDPLGDKPTEEIPKKKLDVMMQREGAAAAAIHGALEDYAEQLARVVKRFLAHKSWKGVERIVIGGGLKQSDIGKLAVDAVAKRLFRDDVHVQLRLLHHHADEGGLIGWLHLMPPDLSERYRAMLAVDIGGTNIRCGIVRLPKDRDPLKAKVVVSDKWSHARDENTTRKEHVVQGIADMLTELIEYARKHRIKLAPWVGVACPGRIRQDGSISRGTQNLPGDWAHRDFHLPRALCKRLPKIDGQQTQVMLHNDAVVQGLSQLPYVDDVRRWGVLTVGTGVGNARYTMRRRRADTAPEANEPVKAPARPALRTASATRKAPPEAPVKPAKKAAKKTATKAVKKAVKKTAPKAVKKAATKAPKKAVKKAVKKVVKKPAARVNKTTRTSR, encoded by the coding sequence ATGCCCGATTCAGACAGCCACCTGCTGCACGGCGGCCTGGAGTTTCCCGACTTCACCATCGACAACTACAGCCTGTCGCTGCGGGACGACAACGGCTTCGTCGGCGACAACGCCAGCCGGCCCGCGTTCCAGGCCATCCTGGAAGCCTGGCGCAGGCTGTTCGAAGCGCTGCACGGCAAGGATCCCCTGGGCGACAAGCCCACGGAAGAAATCCCCAAGAAAAAGCTGGACGTGATGATGCAGCGCGAAGGCGCGGCCGCGGCGGCGATCCATGGCGCGCTGGAAGACTATGCGGAGCAACTGGCCCGGGTGGTCAAGCGCTTCCTGGCGCACAAGTCATGGAAGGGCGTCGAGCGCATCGTCATCGGCGGCGGCCTCAAGCAGAGCGACATCGGCAAGCTGGCGGTGGACGCGGTCGCCAAGCGGCTGTTCCGCGACGACGTCCACGTCCAGTTGCGCCTGCTGCACCACCATGCGGACGAAGGCGGCCTGATCGGCTGGCTGCATCTCATGCCGCCGGATCTGTCGGAGCGGTACCGCGCGATGCTGGCCGTCGACATCGGCGGGACCAACATCCGTTGCGGCATCGTGCGCTTGCCCAAGGACAGGGATCCGCTCAAGGCCAAGGTGGTGGTCTCGGACAAGTGGAGCCATGCCCGCGACGAGAACACGACCCGCAAGGAGCACGTCGTGCAGGGCATCGCCGATATGCTGACCGAGCTGATCGAATACGCCCGCAAGCACAGGATCAAGCTGGCGCCATGGGTGGGCGTCGCATGTCCGGGGCGGATACGCCAGGACGGATCGATCAGCCGCGGCACGCAGAACCTGCCGGGGGATTGGGCGCACCGGGATTTCCATCTGCCGCGCGCGCTGTGCAAGCGGCTGCCGAAGATAGACGGCCAGCAGACGCAGGTGATGCTGCATAACGACGCCGTGGTGCAGGGGCTTTCCCAGCTGCCTTATGTGGACGACGTGCGGCGCTGGGGCGTGCTGACCGTGGGTACCGGGGTGGGCAATGCCCGCTACACGATGCGGCGCCGGCGCGCCGATACGGCGCCGGAAGCGAACGAGCCAGTCAAGGCGCCCGCCCGCCCTGCGTTGAGGACCGCGTCGGCAACGCGAAAAGCGCCGCCCGAAGCGCCCGTCAAGCCAGCGAAGAAGGCGGCGAAGAAAACAGCCACGAAGGCCGTAAAGAAAGCGGTGAAGAAGACAGCGCCGAAGGCCGTGAAAAAAGCTGCGACGAAGGCACCGAAGAAGGCCGTGAAGAAGGCTGTGAAAAAAGTGGTGAAAAAGCCGGCGGCACGCGTCAACAAGACCACCCGCACGTCCAGATGA
- a CDS encoding Bug family tripartite tricarboxylate transporter substrate binding protein, which yields MNTRRQFMIAGLSLAAAGLARPVAAAGYPDRTVRIVVPFPPGGATDSLGRLVAQGLAEKLGQPFVVENRAGAAGVIGAGQVSRSAPDGYTLLMAATGAIVPGPGQDAASYRVADHYAPVSLVAAPPYILVVNPKVPAASAAQLVELAKRDGAGLSYASSGVGSASHLAGLQLERRAGVQLLHIPYKGMGQAVTDVMSGQVAMMFAPAPAVLAHIAAGNLRALAVTSRERSPLFPMYPTLAEAGVAGYESVGWFGLLAPPATPPAVVATLHQSVAELLRSPTATEQLKAMGATPARSTPAEFTAFLDQDTKQLTELLKDVKQ from the coding sequence ATGAATACAAGGCGTCAGTTCATGATCGCCGGCCTGTCCCTGGCCGCCGCGGGCCTGGCCCGGCCGGTGGCGGCGGCAGGCTACCCGGACAGGACCGTACGGATCGTCGTGCCTTTTCCGCCAGGAGGCGCCACGGACAGCCTGGGCCGCCTGGTCGCCCAGGGTCTGGCCGAGAAGCTGGGACAGCCTTTCGTGGTGGAGAACCGTGCCGGCGCCGCGGGCGTCATCGGCGCCGGCCAGGTCAGCCGTTCCGCGCCGGACGGCTATACGCTGCTGATGGCGGCGACCGGCGCGATCGTTCCCGGCCCGGGGCAGGATGCCGCCAGCTATCGGGTCGCCGATCACTACGCGCCGGTATCACTGGTCGCCGCGCCGCCATACATACTCGTCGTCAATCCCAAGGTGCCGGCCGCGTCGGCCGCGCAGCTCGTCGAGTTGGCCAAACGCGATGGGGCGGGCCTCAGCTATGCGTCGTCGGGGGTGGGGTCGGCATCCCATCTGGCGGGGCTGCAGCTCGAAAGACGGGCGGGCGTGCAACTGCTGCATATTCCCTACAAGGGCATGGGGCAGGCGGTGACGGACGTGATGTCCGGACAGGTCGCGATGATGTTCGCGCCGGCGCCGGCCGTGCTGGCCCATATCGCCGCGGGCAACCTGCGGGCGCTGGCCGTGACCAGCCGCGAGCGTTCACCGCTGTTTCCCATGTACCCGACGCTGGCGGAAGCCGGGGTGGCGGGATACGAGTCCGTGGGCTGGTTCGGCCTGCTGGCGCCACCGGCAACGCCTCCCGCGGTGGTGGCGACGCTGCACCAGTCCGTCGCGGAACTGCTGCGGTCGCCGACGGCGACGGAGCAGTTGAAAGCGATGGGCGCGACGCCGGCGCGGTCCACGCCGGCGGAGTTCACCGCTTTTCTCGATCAGGATACGAAGCAGCTGACGGAGCTGCTGAAGGATGTGAAGCAGTAG
- a CDS encoding Bug family tripartite tricarboxylate transporter substrate binding protein, with protein METCSRRIVCAALLAASLWAAPWGSARAERYPERPVMVVNPFPAGGSLDNLLRLLAQKVTESMGQPMLVESRPGASSIIGSGFVARAKPDGYTLLAQSTNFTIAPAVGVELPYDTEKSFEPVTLLAAVPQVLAVPAASAARSVKDLVEQAKGHPGSVTYGTLGPGTGGHMTGEAFQRSAGITLSQIPFRGSSQTLQALAGGHIGMAFGNLPEILEYEKGGLVRPLAIAADKRSALAPNLPTMAEAGYPGVISEPWYGILAPAGTPAAIVDRLQVEFAKALRQPDVAQRLRELGIRTVASTPQEFRQYISGEIRQYGKLAKEANISLK; from the coding sequence ATGGAAACCTGTAGCAGACGGATCGTATGCGCGGCGCTGCTGGCCGCCAGCCTGTGGGCGGCGCCCTGGGGATCGGCGCGCGCCGAGCGTTATCCGGAAAGACCCGTCATGGTGGTGAACCCTTTTCCGGCCGGTGGATCCCTGGACAACCTCCTGCGCCTGCTGGCGCAGAAGGTCACGGAATCCATGGGCCAGCCGATGCTGGTGGAAAGCCGGCCGGGCGCGTCCAGCATCATCGGCAGCGGCTTTGTCGCCCGGGCCAAGCCCGACGGTTACACCTTGCTGGCGCAGTCGACCAACTTCACCATCGCGCCGGCGGTCGGCGTCGAGCTGCCCTACGACACCGAGAAGAGCTTCGAGCCGGTGACGCTGCTGGCGGCGGTGCCCCAGGTCCTGGCGGTGCCGGCCGCCTCGGCCGCGCGCAGCGTGAAAGACCTGGTGGAGCAGGCCAAGGGCCATCCCGGCTCGGTGACCTACGGCACCCTGGGGCCGGGCACCGGCGGCCATATGACCGGCGAGGCTTTCCAGCGGTCGGCCGGCATCACCTTGAGCCAGATACCGTTCCGCGGGTCTTCGCAGACCTTGCAGGCGCTGGCGGGAGGACACATCGGGATGGCCTTCGGCAATCTGCCGGAAATCCTGGAATACGAGAAGGGCGGACTGGTGCGGCCCCTGGCGATCGCGGCGGACAAGCGCTCCGCCCTGGCGCCCAACCTGCCGACCATGGCGGAGGCGGGCTACCCGGGAGTGATATCCGAACCGTGGTACGGGATCCTGGCGCCCGCCGGCACGCCGGCCGCCATCGTCGACCGGCTCCAGGTCGAGTTCGCCAAGGCCTTGCGCCAGCCGGACGTCGCGCAACGCCTGCGCGAGCTGGGCATCCGGACGGTCGCCAGCACGCCGCAGGAATTCAGGCAGTACATCTCCGGGGAAATCCGGCAATACGGGAAGTTGGCCAAAGAGGCCAACATCAGTTTGAAATGA
- a CDS encoding autotransporter family protein, translating to MPQSPQVSTSATPIPKFTRDTLATAVAAALMALASHAVLAAGIDGQQATFGSTAGGLHGIGDPSGDEPGYDGGDGGAAGMFGEDGHAASRPASGSTSPGGGYSTSGSSGGGGAGGHGGTWGAGGGGGGGSTNYLGGASTLTISNGATLAGGNGGKGGDGAIDNGVAYSTGGGGGAGGNAAVFTGASGTTLTVGGTVKGGNGGAAGAGMLNDGTGVYYGALGGEGGYGVSFSNGNANVTVNATGVVQGGNGGDGARNASNAAESSGGRGAVGINFNGSGNTLVNSGTITGGNGGAGGNGATNTNYFRGDGAEAVFGSSVSIINSGTIVGGLAGDGVTRANAITLYGSDSRVELRSGSTILGNVVSNGGGTLALGGTTNQSFDVSDVGSTAQYRGFASFEKTGTSTATLTGTTTALTPWTLTGGKLAVTSDAALGDSAGALTFKGGTLQISGTTFDSQRAVHLSGADANIEVVGQLDKASFKGNIDGNGGLTVSGSGQVTLEGNNTYTGLTIVGSDAALVFGNGGTTGNLPGDLILGPNASAGFNRSDDVVYNGTISGGGNFVQGGPGKLTLTADSSAYTGAVLVGGGGMEVNGKLTGARIGVFSGTLSGTGELGLTQVGSGATLSPGNATAPTGTLTVNGMLLMTPGSTLRITAAPDGTHSKVVVNGAAQLGGSVMQVGTAGTYAASTTYNIVEASGGITGSFSAVNSNYAFLAPALTYGANKVDLVVNLKEVPVDPGSGNGNPSTPVDPGTPVDPGTPVSPGNPDTGSGNNGGGTPTRPIQFADLANTPNQRSVANALQSLPTNSALYSRVLNLPNGAPAGVFESLSGEAHASVANTLNGVTSNVVSLPMAHLRANMAAGLRAGPPTAQLGRGDASALPQSDAQPVWAQVFGNWRTLSGGDDSAKVRQSDGGVFVGGDQAVGGGWRLGGAVGYTGSHSSLKGLSSRADVDSYSGVIYGGKAFDAGSAKINLTVGAAYTWHDIDTERSVNAAGVGQDLTASYSASTTQFFTELGYAMPLNTRVTLEPFVGADYSDQRTRGFGESGGDAALMGKSSHDQVGSTTLGLRAQYAFESNNAQGRLHGSVGWRHSYGDLDPKTTMAFDGSQSFSVVGSPIARDAAVVTLGVDMAVTRRTTVGLTYGGQFGDGNRQNSGTLDVRYRF from the coding sequence ATGCCTCAGTCCCCGCAAGTTTCCACTAGCGCGACCCCCATCCCCAAATTCACCCGCGACACCCTCGCGACCGCTGTCGCGGCCGCCCTGATGGCGCTGGCGTCCCACGCCGTCTTGGCAGCCGGCATCGACGGCCAGCAAGCAACCTTCGGCAGTACCGCCGGCGGTTTGCACGGTATCGGGGATCCCTCAGGTGATGAACCGGGATATGACGGGGGCGATGGCGGTGCCGCTGGCATGTTCGGCGAAGATGGGCATGCCGCAAGTCGACCCGCGAGCGGATCCACTTCACCCGGCGGCGGCTACAGTACCTCCGGTTCTTCCGGTGGCGGCGGTGCGGGCGGCCATGGCGGCACGTGGGGCGCGGGCGGCGGCGGCGGCGGCGGATCGACAAACTACTTGGGCGGCGCCTCAACACTGACGATAAGCAATGGCGCTACTCTTGCGGGTGGTAACGGCGGAAAGGGCGGCGACGGCGCCATCGATAACGGAGTTGCCTATAGCACGGGCGGCGGTGGTGGCGCCGGTGGCAACGCCGCCGTCTTTACAGGTGCATCGGGCACCACGTTGACAGTGGGCGGTACCGTCAAGGGTGGTAACGGCGGCGCGGCCGGCGCGGGCATGCTCAATGACGGCACCGGGGTGTACTACGGCGCGTTGGGCGGCGAGGGCGGTTATGGCGTGTCCTTCTCCAACGGCAATGCCAATGTGACCGTCAACGCGACCGGTGTAGTCCAGGGCGGCAATGGCGGCGACGGCGCACGGAATGCCTCGAACGCAGCGGAATCCAGCGGCGGACGGGGCGCCGTGGGTATCAATTTCAACGGCTCAGGCAACACCCTGGTGAATAGCGGCACCATTACCGGCGGCAATGGCGGTGCCGGCGGTAACGGCGCGACGAATACCAATTACTTCCGCGGCGATGGCGCGGAGGCCGTTTTTGGCTCCAGCGTCAGCATCATCAACTCCGGCACCATCGTGGGCGGCCTGGCGGGCGACGGCGTGACGCGGGCGAACGCGATCACCCTCTATGGCTCGGACAGCCGCGTCGAACTGCGCAGCGGCAGTACCATCCTGGGCAATGTCGTGTCGAACGGCGGCGGTACGCTGGCGCTGGGCGGCACGACCAATCAGAGCTTCGACGTGTCCGACGTCGGCTCGACTGCCCAGTACCGCGGTTTCGCCAGCTTCGAGAAAACCGGCACGTCGACGGCCACCCTGACCGGCACCACCACCGCCCTCACGCCCTGGACCCTGACCGGCGGCAAGCTGGCGGTGACTTCCGATGCCGCGCTGGGCGACAGCGCCGGCGCCCTGACTTTCAAGGGCGGCACGCTGCAGATCAGCGGCACCACCTTCGACTCGCAGCGCGCGGTGCACTTGTCCGGCGCGGACGCGAACATCGAAGTGGTGGGCCAGCTGGACAAGGCCAGCTTCAAGGGCAACATCGACGGTAACGGCGGCCTGACGGTAAGCGGCTCGGGCCAGGTGACCCTGGAAGGCAACAATACCTATACGGGCCTTACGATCGTCGGCAGTGATGCCGCGCTGGTCTTCGGCAACGGCGGCACCACCGGCAACCTGCCGGGCGACCTTATCCTCGGCCCCAATGCCTCGGCGGGATTCAATCGATCCGACGACGTCGTCTATAACGGCACGATCAGCGGCGGCGGCAACTTCGTGCAGGGCGGTCCGGGCAAACTGACGCTGACCGCCGACAGCAGCGCCTACACGGGCGCCGTGCTGGTCGGCGGGGGCGGGATGGAAGTCAACGGCAAGCTCACCGGCGCACGGATCGGCGTATTCAGCGGCACGCTGTCGGGCACCGGCGAACTCGGCCTGACGCAGGTGGGCAGCGGCGCCACGCTGTCGCCAGGCAACGCGACTGCGCCGACCGGCACGCTGACCGTCAACGGCATGCTGCTGATGACGCCGGGCTCCACGCTGCGCATCACGGCAGCGCCGGATGGCACCCATAGCAAGGTCGTGGTCAACGGCGCCGCCCAACTGGGTGGCTCGGTCATGCAGGTGGGCACGGCCGGCACGTATGCCGCGTCGACCACCTACAACATCGTCGAAGCCTCGGGCGGCATCACCGGCTCGTTCAGCGCGGTCAACAGCAACTACGCCTTCCTGGCGCCGGCGCTGACCTACGGTGCCAACAAGGTCGACCTGGTGGTCAACCTGAAGGAAGTGCCGGTCGATCCGGGCTCGGGCAACGGCAACCCCAGCACCCCGGTGGATCCGGGCACGCCGGTGGACCCCGGCACGCCGGTCTCACCGGGCAACCCGGATACCGGCTCGGGCAACAACGGCGGTGGTACACCGACCCGCCCGATCCAGTTCGCCGATTTGGCAAACACGCCCAACCAGCGTTCGGTAGCCAATGCGCTGCAATCGCTGCCGACCAACAGCGCCCTGTATTCGCGTGTGCTGAACCTGCCGAACGGCGCGCCCGCCGGCGTGTTCGAGAGCCTGAGCGGCGAAGCCCATGCCAGCGTGGCCAACACGCTGAACGGGGTGACCAGCAACGTCGTCAGCCTGCCCATGGCGCACCTGCGCGCCAACATGGCGGCCGGCCTGCGCGCCGGGCCGCCGACCGCGCAGCTGGGCCGGGGCGATGCCTCGGCGCTGCCGCAGTCGGATGCCCAGCCCGTGTGGGCGCAGGTCTTCGGCAACTGGCGCACCCTGTCGGGCGGCGACGATAGCGCCAAGGTCCGTCAATCCGACGGCGGCGTGTTCGTCGGCGGCGACCAGGCCGTGGGCGGCGGCTGGCGCCTGGGTGGCGCGGTGGGCTACACCGGCAGCCACAGCAGCCTGAAGGGGCTGTCTTCGCGTGCGGACGTGGATAGCTACAGCGGCGTGATCTATGGCGGCAAGGCCTTCGACGCCGGCTCCGCCAAGATCAACCTGACGGTGGGCGCCGCCTACACCTGGCACGATATCGATACCGAGCGCAGCGTGAACGCGGCCGGTGTCGGCCAGGACCTGACGGCTTCCTACAGCGCCAGCACGACGCAGTTCTTCACGGAACTGGGCTATGCGATGCCCTTGAATACCCGCGTCACGCTGGAGCCCTTCGTGGGCGCTGATTACAGCGACCAGCGTACGCGTGGCTTCGGCGAATCGGGCGGCGATGCCGCGCTGATGGGCAAGAGCAGCCATGACCAGGTGGGCAGCACCACCCTGGGCCTGCGCGCGCAATACGCTTTCGAAAGCAACAATGCGCAGGGCCGCCTGCATGGGTCCGTGGGCTGGCGCCATTCGTATGGCGATCTGGATCCGAAGACCACCATGGCCTTCGACGGCAGCCAGTCCTTCAGCGTGGTCGGCTCGCCGATCGCCCGCGACGCCGCGGTCGTGACGCTGGGCGTGGATATGGCGGTCACCCGCCGCACCACCGTCGGCCTGACGTACGGCGGCCAGTTCGGCGACGGCAATCGCCAGAACAGCGGCACGCTGGACGTCCGCTATAGGTTCTGA
- a CDS encoding MFS transporter, producing the protein MPLWVLALSTTLGMQTVASFLDMSLPVVAPLLTAGAGLSPERVGNLSSLNSLGTVLFLLFGTPLLARLGPVRMLQAGALLAVFGLALAATGYWPLLIVGAILMGIGYGPSPPAGSRILAATAPPRHRTLIFSIKQAGAPAGAACAGLILAPAAAAWGWGGAMLVSIAVGIAAACVIAPARAALDSERDPDRSIHLKALIHPRAFVTPYRVLRAAPSLFAVSALAFSFAVVQGSLFSFSVTYLVTARGMPLATAGIAYACMQFAGVFARIFLGWLADRTGRPAYNLTIQAFIAAALVAAYALLPASPSLWLAGLVAGAAGFFAASWNGIYLAEIARLSPQDKIVEATSASVLVSFLGYFAGPSVFSLLVTLTGSYETPFFVVAAQLALMAAVQLAVLRRRDRAGAARRQNL; encoded by the coding sequence ATGCCCTTATGGGTCCTGGCGCTCAGCACCACGCTGGGCATGCAGACCGTGGCTTCCTTCCTGGACATGAGCCTGCCCGTGGTCGCGCCGCTGCTGACGGCCGGCGCGGGCCTGTCGCCGGAGCGCGTGGGCAACCTGTCTTCCCTGAACTCGCTGGGCACCGTCCTGTTCCTGCTGTTCGGCACGCCGCTGCTGGCTCGCCTCGGGCCGGTCCGGATGCTGCAGGCCGGCGCCCTGCTGGCGGTATTCGGCCTGGCCCTGGCGGCCACGGGCTATTGGCCGCTGCTGATCGTGGGCGCCATCCTGATGGGGATCGGCTACGGCCCCTCGCCGCCGGCGGGCAGCCGCATCCTGGCGGCGACCGCGCCGCCCCGGCATCGCACGCTGATTTTCTCTATCAAACAGGCAGGCGCGCCGGCGGGCGCCGCGTGCGCCGGCCTGATCCTGGCCCCCGCGGCAGCGGCCTGGGGCTGGGGAGGCGCCATGCTGGTTTCGATTGCCGTGGGCATTGCGGCGGCCTGCGTGATCGCGCCAGCCCGAGCCGCGCTGGATAGCGAGCGCGACCCGGACCGATCCATCCACCTGAAGGCGCTCATCCATCCGCGTGCCTTCGTCACGCCCTATCGGGTGCTGCGCGCCGCCCCTTCCCTGTTCGCGGTGTCGGCGCTGGCGTTTTCCTTCGCCGTGGTGCAGGGTTCGCTGTTCTCGTTCTCGGTCACCTACCTGGTCACCGCGCGCGGCATGCCGCTGGCCACGGCCGGCATCGCCTACGCCTGCATGCAGTTCGCCGGGGTGTTCGCCCGCATTTTCCTGGGCTGGCTGGCCGACCGCACGGGCCGACCGGCGTACAACCTGACGATCCAGGCCTTCATCGCGGCGGCGCTGGTGGCCGCGTACGCACTGCTCCCCGCGTCGCCATCGCTGTGGCTAGCCGGGCTGGTCGCTGGCGCGGCGGGCTTCTTCGCCGCCAGCTGGAACGGCATTTACCTGGCGGAAATCGCGCGCCTGTCCCCGCAGGACAAGATCGTCGAGGCAACGTCCGCGTCGGTCCTGGTTTCCTTCCTGGGCTACTTTGCAGGCCCATCGGTGTTTTCGCTGCTCGTCACGCTGACGGGCAGCTACGAGACACCCTTCTTCGTCGTGGCGGCCCAGCTCGCACTGATGGCCGCCGTCCAACTCGCGGTGCTGCGCCGGCGCGACCGCGCCGGCGCAGCCCGCCGTCAGAACCTATAG
- a CDS encoding ABC transporter ATP-binding protein has protein sequence MTRTRFDLRGSVFKDALGFTFRHWRRQPLHVAAVAVLMLTSAVADVVTPMYAGRLIDAVTGGTAAEPAVWHGALTAFAILIGLGVFSLLLRQCAFATISAMTVAMMSRICADAFQRVQRLSSDWHANTFAGSTVRKITRGIWALDLLNDTLLLALLPTVVMLSGAAVLLGLHWPVMGLIVGASALVYLVAVVLLSLGYVAPAARLGNAWDTRLGGALADAITCNAVVKAFGAERREEARLQRIIGKWRSRTLRGWLRGTVNGTAQGAMLVVMRIAIVGTGLLLWAGQQASAGDIAFVLTMFFILQGYMRELGNNVRNLQRSVNDMEELVGLERQPLGIADRPGAVPIAITAGEIRFDHVTFQYGGHTTPLYRDFSVRIAPGERVGLVGHSGSGKTTFVKLIQRMHDVNAGAILIDGQDIATVQQATLRAQIAIVQQEPILFHRSLAENIAYARPGASRAEIEAAARLANAHDFIVTLPRGYETLVGERGIKLSGGERQRVAIARAFLADAPILILDEATSSLDSESEMLIQQAMERLMVGRTTLVVAHRLSTVRALDRLIVMEKGRVIEEGTHDQLVGKPDGVYRRLYERQALSLTSPLEHAEDAVQA, from the coding sequence ATGACCCGTACCCGCTTCGACCTTCGAGGAAGCGTCTTCAAGGACGCCCTCGGCTTTACCTTTCGCCATTGGCGCCGCCAGCCCCTGCACGTGGCGGCGGTTGCCGTGCTCATGCTGACGTCCGCGGTCGCCGACGTCGTCACGCCCATGTATGCCGGCCGACTGATCGACGCCGTGACCGGCGGGACGGCCGCCGAGCCGGCGGTCTGGCACGGCGCGTTGACGGCCTTCGCCATCCTGATCGGGCTGGGCGTGTTCAGCCTGCTGCTGCGCCAGTGCGCCTTTGCGACGATCTCCGCCATGACGGTCGCCATGATGAGCCGCATCTGCGCCGACGCTTTCCAGCGCGTGCAGCGCCTTTCCAGCGACTGGCACGCCAACACCTTCGCCGGGTCCACGGTGCGCAAGATCACCCGCGGCATCTGGGCGCTGGACCTGCTGAACGACACGCTGCTGCTGGCGTTGCTGCCCACCGTGGTGATGCTGTCCGGCGCCGCCGTGCTGCTGGGCCTGCACTGGCCCGTCATGGGCCTGATCGTCGGCGCCAGCGCCCTGGTCTACCTGGTCGCGGTCGTCCTGCTGTCGCTGGGCTACGTGGCGCCGGCCGCGCGCCTGGGCAATGCCTGGGACACGCGGCTGGGCGGCGCGCTGGCCGACGCGATCACCTGCAACGCGGTGGTCAAGGCCTTCGGCGCCGAACGCCGCGAAGAGGCTCGCCTGCAACGCATCATCGGCAAATGGCGCTCGCGCACCTTGCGGGGCTGGCTGCGCGGCACGGTGAACGGCACGGCCCAGGGCGCCATGCTGGTGGTGATGCGCATCGCCATCGTCGGCACGGGCCTGCTGCTGTGGGCCGGCCAGCAGGCCAGCGCCGGCGACATCGCCTTCGTCCTGACGATGTTCTTCATCCTGCAAGGCTATATGCGCGAGTTGGGCAACAACGTGCGCAACCTGCAGCGGTCCGTCAACGATATGGAAGAACTGGTGGGACTGGAGCGCCAGCCGCTGGGCATCGCCGATCGCCCGGGCGCGGTGCCCATCGCCATTACCGCCGGCGAAATCCGCTTCGACCATGTGACCTTCCAGTACGGCGGCCACACCACGCCGCTGTACCGGGATTTCTCCGTGCGCATCGCGCCCGGAGAGCGCGTGGGCCTGGTCGGCCATTCCGGGTCCGGCAAGACCACCTTCGTCAAGCTGATCCAGCGCATGCATGACGTCAACGCGGGCGCCATCCTGATCGATGGCCAGGATATCGCGACGGTGCAGCAGGCGACGCTGCGCGCGCAGATCGCAATCGTGCAGCAGGAGCCGATACTGTTCCACCGCAGCCTGGCGGAGAACATCGCCTATGCCCGGCCCGGCGCGTCGCGCGCGGAAATCGAGGCAGCCGCGCGGCTGGCCAATGCGCATGATTTCATCGTCACGCTGCCGCGCGGCTACGAGACGCTGGTGGGCGAGCGCGGCATCAAGCTGTCCGGCGGCGAACGCCAGCGCGTGGCCATCGCCCGCGCCTTCCTGGCCGACGCGCCCATCCTGATCCTGGACGAAGCGACCTCCAGCCTGGACAGCGAAAGCGAAATGCTGATCCAGCAGGCCATGGAACGTTTGATGGTCGGCCGCACGACCCTGGTCGTGGCGCACCGCCTGTCCACGGTGCGCGCGCTGGACCGGCTGATCGTCATGGAAAAGGGCCGGGTCATCGAGGAAGGCACGCACGACCAGCTGGTCGGCAAGCCCGACGGCGTCTACCGGCGCCTGTACGAGCGTCAGGCCTTGTCCCTGACCAGCCCGCTGGAGCACGCGGAGGACGCGGTCCAGGCTTGA